From the Flavimarina sp. Hel_I_48 genome, one window contains:
- a CDS encoding sensor histidine kinase: MKKSGFLKYAIKKIVLHGLFWSAVLLYFTFFFGLEDATFKTVCTFSSFLLPVTMATTYVFVYHLIPHYLLPGKYYEFVLYAIATFIISSSSIMYSAFYGLNLSASMALGKEFPITKSLLFINIVVYLVVILASAFSLLKTNYKTQTTNEILKNKILSGELQLKKQELTYLKMQVHPHFLFNTLNTLYGFALKKSDETPELILKLSSLLDYILYQTPKAKVPLNQEIEHIQDYIALEQMRFKNNLQIDFKCDPIAEELEIAPMILLPFIENSFKHGKRSDGSINVAIHLKISQKKFFFWIKNSKITPLNDQKEPFSEPRKSGIGLENIKKRLAIVYKNAHQLDIRNEPDFYEVSLTLNLANV; encoded by the coding sequence ATGAAAAAAAGTGGATTTCTAAAATATGCTATTAAAAAAATTGTACTGCATGGCCTGTTCTGGAGTGCAGTATTGCTGTATTTTACCTTTTTTTTCGGACTGGAAGATGCCACTTTCAAAACCGTATGTACATTCTCATCTTTTTTATTGCCCGTGACCATGGCAACGACCTATGTTTTTGTATATCATTTGATACCGCACTATTTGTTGCCTGGCAAATATTACGAATTTGTACTGTATGCCATTGCCACCTTTATTATTTCCTCCAGTTCTATTATGTATTCGGCTTTTTATGGCCTGAATTTGAGCGCTTCAATGGCTCTTGGCAAAGAATTTCCAATCACTAAAAGTCTGCTTTTTATAAATATTGTGGTTTATCTGGTCGTGATTTTAGCAAGCGCCTTTAGTTTGCTCAAAACAAATTATAAAACCCAAACCACGAATGAGATTCTAAAAAATAAAATCCTTAGTGGTGAACTTCAGCTCAAAAAGCAGGAATTGACCTATTTAAAAATGCAGGTGCACCCGCATTTTCTTTTCAATACGCTCAATACACTTTATGGATTTGCGCTTAAAAAAAGTGATGAAACCCCAGAGCTGATCTTGAAACTTTCCAGCCTGCTGGATTATATTCTATATCAAACCCCAAAAGCAAAGGTTCCACTAAATCAAGAAATAGAGCACATTCAGGATTATATCGCGCTTGAACAAATGCGTTTTAAGAATAACCTGCAAATTGATTTTAAATGCGATCCCATTGCCGAAGAGCTTGAAATTGCACCTATGATCCTGCTTCCATTTATTGAAAATAGTTTTAAGCACGGCAAACGGAGCGATGGTTCCATAAATGTTGCAATTCACCTTAAAATCAGTCAAAAAAAGTTCTTTTTTTGGATAAAAAACTCAAAAATAACCCCATTAAATGATCAAAAAGAACCATTTTCTGAACCACGAAAAAGTGGAATTGGTCTTGAAAATATAAAAAAGAGGTTGGCTATTGTGTACAAGAATGCGCACCAACTTGATATCAGGAACGAACCAGATTTTTATGAAGTGTCCTTAACCCTAAATCTTGCAAATGTCTAA
- a CDS encoding LytR/AlgR family response regulator transcription factor gives MSKINCLAIDDEPIALEIISGHLSKIDRLHLVATCTNATEAFNHLSTQQIDLIFLDINMPGVTGIAFAKAINPQTKIVFTTAYREYAIDGFDLQAVDYLLKPISFPRLLKAVEIYLKLHQNTIPTSEKALHEAEFIFVKMDRQMVKISFDSILYVESLSDYIQIYTLEKTYVVREKISSIEKKLPKGKFLRIHRSFIIALAKIESYTHEQLVINANSIPISRSYRDMVLQKLGEFH, from the coding sequence ATGTCTAAGATAAACTGCCTGGCCATTGATGATGAGCCCATCGCGCTTGAGATTATTTCCGGTCATCTTTCTAAAATTGACAGGCTGCATCTTGTGGCGACCTGTACAAACGCCACGGAAGCTTTTAATCATCTCAGTACTCAGCAAATTGATCTTATATTCCTTGACATCAACATGCCGGGAGTGACGGGTATAGCATTTGCCAAAGCCATAAACCCACAGACAAAAATTGTATTTACAACGGCCTACCGCGAGTATGCCATTGATGGATTTGATTTACAGGCCGTGGATTATTTACTCAAGCCCATCTCGTTTCCGCGCTTGTTGAAAGCGGTAGAAATCTATTTAAAACTGCATCAAAATACCATTCCCACTTCTGAAAAAGCACTACACGAAGCTGAATTTATTTTTGTGAAAATGGATAGGCAAATGGTCAAAATCAGTTTTGATTCTATTTTATATGTGGAAAGCCTAAGCGATTATATTCAAATATATACGCTGGAAAAAACCTATGTGGTAAGGGAAAAAATTAGCAGTATCGAAAAAAAATTGCCCAAAGGAAAGTTTTTAAGGATTCACCGCTCCTTTATTATCGCCCTTGCAAAGATTGAATCCTACACGCACGAACAACTCGTGATCAACGCCAATTCGATCCCCATAAGCCGAAGCTACCGGGATATGGTGCTTCAAAAATTAGGTGAATTTCACTAA
- a CDS encoding SLC13 family permease translates to MSIEIIEVFAILAITIILFVTEFFPVDKIAFFLIVSLTLFKLVEPEEAITGFANPATITVLCLMILAIGLEENGVIAWLSRGLRKMSVLPLLIITPAFMVITASISAFISTTAVVIIFIKIVFQLAERYDIQTSRLLMPISFAGILGGSCTLMGTSTNLIVNAVAQDLGVEKLGFFEFAPFGLAFLLIGIVYITIAARFLPKENPDQLEKAYKLDELVTTVEIGEESALVGQRIEKTFLYDNPDVSLIKLMRDDDVINAPGRYITLKPGDKLVVMCDFENLLRLSKEEDFIINETRNSDDKKKAIKDKQEVVADVNKKSEKSKKEEKKVIDQKTIYAELLMLPGSSLLGKTLKDLREYSLKGAIPLGIKKRRNIRNTKERLIRKDIDQIRLKPGDRVLVETSMRRVASLEAIENVAILQEHDFTPTASQVKKYGSLGILILVIALASTGVLSILSASLSGVALMLATNCLALDKVYKKVDWQIIFLLAGMIPLGLAMNNSGADVWISENLLALMEGKDAIFTLGVVFLVTMVMSGTVSNNATAIIMAPIAISIASGLDASPKPFILAVMFAANFSFFTPVGYQTNALIYGMGVYKFKHFLIIGGILSLLLLVAGTLMLSTMLT, encoded by the coding sequence ATGAGTATTGAAATTATCGAGGTTTTTGCCATACTGGCTATTACTATAATTCTCTTTGTGACCGAATTTTTCCCGGTAGATAAGATCGCATTTTTCCTGATTGTTTCCCTTACGCTCTTTAAGCTCGTAGAACCCGAAGAAGCCATTACTGGGTTCGCAAATCCCGCCACCATAACCGTGCTCTGTTTGATGATTCTTGCCATAGGCCTTGAAGAAAATGGCGTAATTGCCTGGCTTTCCAGAGGGTTGCGTAAAATGAGCGTATTGCCCCTTTTGATAATTACCCCGGCGTTTATGGTGATTACGGCCAGTATTTCCGCATTTATCAGCACCACTGCTGTTGTTATAATCTTTATAAAAATCGTATTCCAACTCGCGGAGCGCTATGATATACAAACTTCGCGTCTGCTTATGCCCATCTCCTTTGCCGGGATTCTGGGCGGGAGCTGTACCCTTATGGGAACTTCGACCAACCTTATCGTTAACGCGGTAGCCCAGGATCTGGGTGTTGAAAAGCTCGGTTTCTTTGAGTTCGCACCTTTTGGGCTGGCTTTTCTCTTGATTGGCATTGTTTATATTACCATTGCCGCCCGGTTTCTTCCCAAAGAAAATCCAGATCAATTGGAAAAAGCCTACAAACTTGATGAATTAGTGACCACTGTAGAAATAGGGGAAGAATCGGCGCTCGTGGGACAGCGCATAGAAAAGACATTTCTTTATGACAATCCAGATGTTTCCCTGATAAAACTAATGCGCGATGACGACGTTATCAATGCACCAGGGCGTTATATTACCCTAAAACCGGGTGATAAACTTGTGGTAATGTGTGATTTTGAAAACCTACTGCGCCTTTCTAAAGAAGAAGATTTTATAATTAATGAAACCCGAAACAGCGACGATAAGAAGAAGGCTATAAAAGACAAACAAGAAGTTGTTGCTGATGTAAATAAGAAAAGTGAAAAATCCAAAAAAGAAGAAAAAAAGGTAATCGATCAAAAAACGATCTACGCAGAACTTCTTATGCTTCCCGGCTCTTCCCTACTGGGCAAAACCTTGAAAGACCTGCGTGAATATTCCCTAAAAGGTGCGATCCCGCTGGGCATTAAAAAACGCAGAAACATTCGCAATACCAAAGAGCGACTGATAAGAAAAGATATAGATCAGATCCGGTTGAAACCTGGTGATCGTGTCCTTGTGGAAACCTCTATGCGACGGGTTGCCTCGCTAGAGGCTATTGAGAATGTGGCGATCCTGCAGGAGCATGACTTTACGCCTACCGCTTCCCAGGTAAAAAAGTACGGATCGCTGGGTATTTTGATACTGGTCATTGCACTGGCGTCTACCGGTGTGCTTTCCATATTATCAGCATCACTTTCTGGTGTTGCGCTTATGCTTGCGACCAATTGCCTGGCACTGGATAAGGTGTATAAAAAAGTGGACTGGCAAATCATTTTTCTTCTTGCGGGTATGATTCCGCTAGGTCTTGCCATGAACAACAGCGGCGCAGATGTATGGATCTCTGAAAATCTGCTTGCCCTTATGGAAGGGAAAGATGCCATTTTTACCCTGGGCGTTGTGTTCCTGGTCACCATGGTTATGAGCGGCACGGTTTCTAATAATGCTACCGCGATCATTATGGCTCCTATTGCCATTTCCATTGCCAGCGGACTTGATGCTTCGCCAAAACCTTTTATCCTTGCCGTAATGTTTGCGGCAAATTTCAGCTTTTTTACACCCGTAGGCTATCAAACGAATGCATTGATCTATGGAATGGGCGTCTACAAATTCAAACATTTTTTGATTATTGGCGGTATACTTTCACTGCTCCTGCTGGTTGCTGGCACACTTATGCTTTCCACAATGCTTACTTAA